From the Halorussus salinus genome, the window ACATGGTCAACATCGGGATGTCCTCGATAGCGACCACGCTCGTCGGCATCTACGTCGAGAGCGCGGGCGTGTCCGTCCTCATCTCGACGTTCGGCGTCACCTCGATGGTCCTGCTGTTCGGCGAGAGCGCGCCCAAGTCCTACGCCGTCGAGAACACCGAACTGCACGCGCGGCGCGTCGCTCGAGGGCTGACCGTCGTCGAGAAAGTGCTGTGGCCGCTCATCACCGTGTTCTACTACCTGACGAGCCTCATCAACAAGGTCACCGGCGGCGACTCGTCCATCGAGTCGTCGTACGTCAGCCGCGACGAGATTCGGAACATGATAAAGACGGGCGAACGCGAGGGCATCCTCGACGAGGAGGAACGCCAGATACTCCAGCGCACCTTGCAGTTCACCGACGCCAGCGCGAAGGAAGTGATGACTCCTCGGCTCGACATGGCGGCCATCTCCAAGGACGCGACCGTCGAGGAGGGCATGCAGGAGTGTATGCGGGCGGGACACGCTCGCCTGCCGGTCTACGCCGGTTCGCTGGACAACGTTATCGGCGTCTTCGACATCCGCGAGTTGGAGGACTCCGACTACGACACCTTCGCCGACCTCGAAGTCGAGGACGTGGTCAGCCCGACGCTCCACGTCCCCGAGTCCAAGAGCGTGGACGACCTCCTCTCGGAGATGCGCGAGAACCGGATGCACATGGTCATGGTCCTCGACGAGTTCGGTGCCACCGAGGGTCTCATCACGATGGAGGACGTGCTTGAGGAGATCGTCGGCGAGATACTGGTCGGCGACGAGGAACACCCGATAGAGGTCATCGACGACACCGAGGTGGTGGTCCGCGGCGATGTCAACATCGACGAGGTCAACGAGGCGCTGGACATCGACCTCCCCGAGGGCGAGGAGTTCGAGACCATCGCTGGCTTCATCTTCAACCGCGCGGGTCGTCTCGTCGAGCAAGGCGAGGAGTTCGAGTATCGCAATGCGACGCTACGGCCGGAGCGAGTCGAAGACACGCGCATTCAGAAGGTCCGGGTGACCGT encodes:
- a CDS encoding hemolysin family protein, translating into MDASTLTAAFEASTTLYTVPIVGIELGQMGVTVAGMLLILLLLMGSGFFSSSEIAMFSLSPHQIDAMIEKGERGARAVKSLKDDPHRLLVTILVGNNMVNIGMSSIATTLVGIYVESAGVSVLISTFGVTSMVLLFGESAPKSYAVENTELHARRVARGLTVVEKVLWPLITVFYYLTSLINKVTGGDSSIESSYVSRDEIRNMIKTGEREGILDEEERQILQRTLQFTDASAKEVMTPRLDMAAISKDATVEEGMQECMRAGHARLPVYAGSLDNVIGVFDIRELEDSDYDTFADLEVEDVVSPTLHVPESKSVDDLLSEMRENRMHMVMVLDEFGATEGLITMEDVLEEIVGEILVGDEEHPIEVIDDTEVVVRGDVNIDEVNEALDIDLPEGEEFETIAGFIFNRAGRLVEQGEEFEYRNATLRPERVEDTRIQKVRVTVERDTANLTEDESSVGGAGPD